A genomic stretch from Arachis stenosperma cultivar V10309 chromosome 3, arast.V10309.gnm1.PFL2, whole genome shotgun sequence includes:
- the LOC130965241 gene encoding E3 ubiquitin-protein ligase RMA1H1-like, translating into MTSDQYFRDAAREISSFQDIPSLEKWKSSTNAGVDSDRNATEGFDCNICLECVQEPVVTLCGHLYCWPCIYKWLHIQTISSKNMEQQKPQCPVCKSEVSQSSLVPLYGRNQVATPSGKNARQLGSSIPRRPPGRRPYNPAASVLQSTSETSQPRPFDSIQSSYTSTSGIFGEMIYARVFGNQLRNMYTYPNSYCLSGSSNPRIRRQLMEADESLSRICFFLFCCLVMCLLLF; encoded by the coding sequence atgACCTCAGATCAGTACTTCAGGGATGCTGCTCGCGAAATCAGTTCCTTCCAAGACATACCTTCCTTGGAAAAGTGGAAATCTTCCACCAATGCTGGTGTAGATTCCGATCGAAATGCCACCGAAGGATTCGACTGCAACATCTGCCTAGAATGTGTGCAAGAACCGGTAGTTACCCTTTGCGGCCATCTCTACTGCTGGCCCTGCATTTACAAATGGCTCCATATCCAAACCATCTCTTCCAAAAACATGGAGCAGCAGAAGCCACAATGTCCTGTGTGCAAATCAGAAGTTTCTCAATCCTCCCTAGTTCCACTCTACGGCCGGAACCAAGTCGCAACGCCGTCCGGCAAAAATGCTCGCCAATTAGGCTCTTCGATACCTAGAAGACCCCCCGGCCGGAGACCATACAATCCTGCAGCATCTGTTTTACAATCTACTTCTGAAACTAGTCAACCTCGGCCATTCGACTCGATTCAAAGCAGTTACACTTCAACATCTGGAATTTTTGGTGAGATGATATATGCAAGGGTGTTTGGTAATCAATTGAGGAACATGTATACATATCCAAATTCTTATTGTCTTTCAGGGAGTAGCAACCCAAGGATCAGAAGGCAATTGATGGAAGCTGATGAATCACTCAGTAGAATATGTTTTTTCCTCTTCTGCTGCTTGGTTATGTGTCTTCTCTTGTTCTGA